Within the Terriglobia bacterium genome, the region CTGCTGAAGCGGGCTGTTCCTCGACTGAATGCCCCACCCCTTGTTCGCGGACTGAAGTCCGCGAATCCCGGGTCGCGGAGCGAGTCAGGGCTAAAGCCCTGACCTACCGAGCCCGGGCCCACCGCCCGAGGCTAAGTTCTTACGCGCGCTTCGCGGGCTAGACAGCCGAGGCGGCTGTCCCACACCGGGGCTAAAGCCCCGGTTTCTGTTTGCGCTCTGAACCGCGGCCTAAAGGCCGGGGCTTCCACCGGCCCTTCGCTCTTACGCCCGCTGAAGCGGGCTGTACAGCCGAGGGCGGCTGTCCCACACCGGGGCTAAAGCCCCGGTTCTTTTTTGCGCTCTGAACCCCGGCCTAAAGGCCGGGGCTTCCACCGGCCCTTCGTTTTTACGCCTGTTGAAGCGGGCTGGACAGCCGAGGGCGGCTGTCCCACACCGGGGCTAAAGCCCCGGTTCTTTCTTGCGCTCTGAACCCCGGCCTAAAGGCCGGGGCTTCCACCGGCCCTTCGTTCTTACGCCTGCTGAAGCGGGCTCGACAGCCGAGGGCGGCTGTCCCACACGAGCAAGACGCGGCCGAGGGCGGCCGCGCTACAAGTTCGTTATACGAAGTTTTTCTCGGCGCACTCGGCGATCTCGGCGGTGAAATCCGTCAGCGCCTGAAATCCCAGCGGCATCCGATTTGCAAGGCGGCGCGAGGGCTTTGACCGTAAAATCCGAGTCTCACGGATCTCGCGTATGACGCACACGGCGGAACCATTCTTGCTCGAGCTGTTCTTCATCTTCGTCTGGGCGAAGGTGGCGGGGGAGATTTTCGAGCGGCTGGGCCTGCCCGCGGTGGTGGGCGAGATCCTGGCGGGTGTCGTCCTCGGCCCCTACGCGACCAGGCTGCTGGACCCGAGCGCGACCACGCTCTCCATCGCCGAGATCGGGGCCATCTTCCTGCTGTTCACGGTGGGACTGGAGACCAGCCCCAAGGAGCTGGTCCGGGTGGGGCGCGTATCGCTGAGCGTGGCGGCCGCCGGCATCGTTGCGCCGTTCGTCCTGGGGTTCGCGTACATGCGCTTCCTGCGCGGCCACCCGGCGCACGAGGCGACCTTCGTGGCCGCCGCCATGGTGGCCACCAGCGTGGGCATCACGGCGCGCGTGCTGGGCGACCTGCACGTGCTGCAAACACGGGTCGCGAAGATCATCCTCGGGGCCGCCGTCTTCGACGACATCCTGGGCATGATCCTGCTGGCGGTGGTGGCCGGGGTGGCTTCCAGGGCGGGCGTCCAGTGGACGCAACTGGGGGTCGTGACCGCCGAGGCCGTGATCTTTGCCGTGTTCATGATCTTCCTCGCGCCCCGCCTCGTAGGGCACATCCGGCCGAGCGTGGAGCGCATGTCCACGCGGAACGCGCCGCTGATCCTGTCCCTGGCCCTTTGTCTGGGACTGTCGGTGGCGGCAGAGCGCATCGGGATGGCGGCCATCGTGGGAGCGTTCTTCGCCGGGCTGGCCTTCGCGGAATATTCCCCGGAGTGGAACCTGCAGCCGCGGGTGAATGCGATCAACGAGCTGCTGGCGCCATTCTTCTTTTTCACCATGGGCTCGCGGCTGGACCTGCGGGTGTTCGACGGGAGCATCCTCGTGGCATCGGTGATCGTCACGGCACTGGCCATCGCGGCCAAGCTGGTCGGCTGCGGGTTGCCGGTCCTGAAAGAAGGCTGGCCCAGCGCGCTGAAGGTGGGTGTGGGCATGACGCCGCGCGGGGAAGTGGCCCTGATCGTGGCCCTGATCGGATTGCAGATGAACATGATCTCGCAGCAGGTGTACGGCATCGTGATCTTCATGACGGCGGCGACCACGCTGCTGGCGCCGCCGCTGCTGCGCTACCTGTTCAAGCGCGACCTGGCGAAAGTGCCGGCGCCGGAAGAGGTCGTCACCGAGTAGCGCTGGCTCTATAATCGCGGTTCCATCGAGGAGAGTGAAGATGTCCGACCTGAAAGGGCGAGTGGCGCTGGTGACGGGCGCGTCGCAGGGGATCGGGCGAGCGTGTGCGCTCACGCTGGCGCAGGCGGGCGCGACGGTGGCGCTGGCCGCGCGCAACGAGGCGAAGACCGCCGCCGTCATGAAAGAGATCGCCGGCGCGGGCGGCGCCGCGCGCGCCTTCAAGCTCGACGTGGCCAACGAAGACGAGGTGAAGTCCGTCGTCAAGGCAGTGGTCGAGCAGTACGGGAAGGTCGACATCCTGGTGAACAATGCGGGCATCACCCGCGACCAGCTCGCCATGCGCATGAAGCGCGCCGACTGGGACGCCGTGCTCAACACCAACCTGACCGGGGCCTTCCTCTGCACCCAGGCAGTGATCGCGCCCATGCTGAAACAAAGGTGGGGCAGGATCATCAATATCAGCAGCGTGTTCGGGCGGATGGGGCAGGCGGGGCAGGCGAACTATGCCGCGTCGAAGGCGGGGCTGATCGGGCTGACCATGGCGATGGCGCGCGAGCTGGCGTCGCGCAACATCACGGTCAATGCGGTCGCGCCCGGATTCATCGAGACGGCCATGACCGAGGGCCTGACGCCCGAGTTCCGGGCGGAAGCGCTCAAGCTGATCCCGCTGGGACGCGTGGGGAGCGACATGGACGTGGCCCACGCGGTGCGCTTCCTGGCCT harbors:
- a CDS encoding cation:proton antiporter; protein product: MTHTAEPFLLELFFIFVWAKVAGEIFERLGLPAVVGEILAGVVLGPYATRLLDPSATTLSIAEIGAIFLLFTVGLETSPKELVRVGRVSLSVAAAGIVAPFVLGFAYMRFLRGHPAHEATFVAAAMVATSVGITARVLGDLHVLQTRVAKIILGAAVFDDILGMILLAVVAGVASRAGVQWTQLGVVTAEAVIFAVFMIFLAPRLVGHIRPSVERMSTRNAPLILSLALCLGLSVAAERIGMAAIVGAFFAGLAFAEYSPEWNLQPRVNAINELLAPFFFFTMGSRLDLRVFDGSILVASVIVTALAIAAKLVGCGLPVLKEGWPSALKVGVGMTPRGEVALIVALIGLQMNMISQQVYGIVIFMTAATTLLAPPLLRYLFKRDLAKVPAPEEVVTE
- the fabG gene encoding 3-oxoacyl-[acyl-carrier-protein] reductase, with product MSDLKGRVALVTGASQGIGRACALTLAQAGATVALAARNEAKTAAVMKEIAGAGGAARAFKLDVANEDEVKSVVKAVVEQYGKVDILVNNAGITRDQLAMRMKRADWDAVLNTNLTGAFLCTQAVIAPMLKQRWGRIINISSVFGRMGQAGQANYAASKAGLIGLTMAMARELASRNITVNAVAPGFIETAMTEGLTPEFRAEALKLIPLGRVGSDMDVAHAVRFLASEEAGYITGHVLNVNGGMLMG